A genome region from Microtus ochrogaster isolate Prairie Vole_2 chromosome 1, MicOch1.0, whole genome shotgun sequence includes the following:
- the Rps3a gene encoding 40S ribosomal protein S3a: MAVGKNKRLTKGGKKGAKKKVVDPFSKKDWYDVKAPAMFNIRNIGKTLVTRTQGTKIASDGLKGRVFEVSLADLQNDEVAFRKFKLITEDVQGKNCLTNFHGMDLTRDKMCSMVKKWQTMIEAHVDVKTTDGYLLRLFCVGFTKKRNNQIRKTSYAQHQQVRQIRKKMMEIMTREVQTNDLKEVVNKLIPDSIGKDIEKACQSIYPLHDVFVRKVKMLKKPKFELGKLMELHGEGGSSGKTTGDETGAKVERADGYEPPVQESV; this comes from the exons ATGGCGGTCGGCAAGAACAAGCGGCTGACGAAAGGCGGCAAGAAGGGAGCCAAGAAGAAAGT GGTTGATCCATTTTCGAAGAAAGATTGGTATGATGTGAAAGCCCCGGCCATGTTCAATATTAGAAACATTGGGAAGACACTAGTCACGAGGACTCAAGGAACCA AAATTGCATCCGATGGCCTCAAGGGTCGCGTGTTTGAAGTGAGCCTTGCTGATCTCCAAAACGATGAAGttgcatttagaaaattcaagctAATTACTGAGGATGTTCAGGGCAAAAACTGTCTGACTAACTTCCACGGCATGGATCTTACCCGGGACAAAATGTGTTCCATGGTCAAAAAGTGGCAG ACCATGATTGAAGCTCACGTTGATGTCAAGACAACCGATGGTTATTTGCTCCGACTCTTCTGTGTTGGTTTCACTAAAAAACGCAACAATCAAATCCGCAAGACCTCATATGCACAGCACCAGCAGGTCCGCCAGATCCGGAAGAAGATGATGGAGATCATGACCCGAGAGGTGCAGACAAATGACTTGAAAGAAGTGGTTAATAAACT GATTCCAGACAGCATTGGGAAAGACATAGAAAAGGCTTGCCAGTCCATTTATCCTCTTCATGATGTCTTTGTTAGGAAAGTAAAAATGCTGAAGAAACCCAAGTTTGAAT tgGGAAAACTCATGGAGCTCCATGGAGAAGGTGGTAGTTCTGGAAAAACTACTGGTGATGAGACAGGTGCTAAGGTTGAACGAGCTGATGGATATGAACCACCAGTCCAAGAATCTGTgtga